The region ACACGCGATTCCTGCAGCGGCTGGGTTCGGATCTGGGGAAGCCCCGCGGCATTGTGATCTTCTCAGCTCATTGGGACAGTCCCGATCAGCTGATCACAGTGGACGCACAGCATGAAACGCAGCATGACTTCTACGGATTCCCGGAAGAAATGTATCAGCTGAGTTATCCTGCTCCAGGTGATCCCGCACTCAGCAGCCGTATTTCGGAGCTGTTCAAGAATAGTAATCTGCCCCATCAGCCCGTGCTGGGCAGGGGTCTGGATCATGGCGCCTGGGTCCTCCTGAGCACCATGTTCCCGCAGGCGGATATCCCGGTCGTGGCCTTATCTGTGGATTCGCTCCGCTCGCCTGAGGAGCAGTACAACATCGGACGGATGCTTGCACCGCTGCGTGAGGAGGGTGTCCTCCTGATCGGCAGCGGCGGCCTGGTTCATAACCTGAGGCTGCTGAAGCAGAAGGATCAGCCGGAGCAATGGGCGATTGACTTCGACGGGTGGATTGCAGAGCGGCTTAAGGCCTGGGATCTCCGCTCCCTGTATGCGTATGAGAAGCAGGCACCGCATGTGAGGGAGGCCGTACCTGCCTACGGCAAGGAGCATTTTATCCCGCTCTTCTACGTAATGGGTGCAGCCGATGAAGGCAGACGGGCGCAGCTGATGATCCAGGCCTACCAATACGGTACGCTCAGCCTGAACTGCTGGATGCTTGACTGAGAACTGACTACTATATGAATGACGAATGAATGGATACAGGATACAGCCGCTAATCGGGCTGTGTCCTTTTTTCGTTACCGGGGATAGTATACATATTTCAAAAATGGGCCGATATCCAAACCGGCGGAAAAGAAAGCGGGAACTGCGACTAAGGATGGCACGCCAGTTGGTGGGTAAGGTGTAGCTACGGGGGAATGGCAGGAAGACGGAAAGGTGCTGCGACTGCGTCCGGGAACAGCAGGTGGATTTTCTCCACTTGTTCAGGAGTGGTACATCACCTCTCCGGCAGCAGTTGGAAAATCAGCACTTAATTATTGACGAACCAATCAAATTGGACTGAACTCTCCAAATTAAATGACGTTTATCCAATTAATTCCTCGGAATTCGCTGAATCCTCCAAATTAAGATACGTTTATCCATTTATTGTGTAGAGCAGATGATTGTTACAGAGCAGATGTCTGGTTCAGAGCGGATGGGAGTATGATCAGCACTGATGGTCCAATCTGATCCAGTCTGATCCAGCCGCAATGAGGCGTAGATGTATCCACCAGGAAATGTGTGAGGAAGTGTGTTCTGTGAAGATTTCTGCTGCACTCAAGACAAACTCTGCCAGCTATGATTAAATGAAGGAAGCGAGTTTCACAGAAAGAGAATCGAGAGAAGCAAGCTGTAACTTACGATTAGGAGGAACAACGTGTCTAGATCGATGAACCGTTATGTATCCCGTCCTGTATATGCTCTGGTCCTTGCCGCCGTGCTGCTCTCTGCCTGCGGGGAAGAGCAGGCCACGCCAGTGCCCGTGCGGGTGGTAGCGCCTACGGCGCAGCCGCAGCCGACCGAAGTTCCGCAGCCGTCGCCGACAGCAACGCCAGCCCCGGCAATAGCGGTCTCCGTCTTAACAGGCCTGCCGGTTGAGGAGGAGAGCCTGCCCCGGCCGCTCGCGGTCATGATCAATAATGCCCCGGCGGCCCGTCCCCAGTCCGGGATCAGC is a window of Paenibacillus sp. FSL H3-0469 DNA encoding:
- a CDS encoding class III extradiol ring-cleavage dioxygenase, which encodes MKLPAFFIAHGSPLLVLEDNDYTRFLQRLGSDLGKPRGIVIFSAHWDSPDQLITVDAQHETQHDFYGFPEEMYQLSYPAPGDPALSSRISELFKNSNLPHQPVLGRGLDHGAWVLLSTMFPQADIPVVALSVDSLRSPEEQYNIGRMLAPLREEGVLLIGSGGLVHNLRLLKQKDQPEQWAIDFDGWIAERLKAWDLRSLYAYEKQAPHVREAVPAYGKEHFIPLFYVMGAADEGRRAQLMIQAYQYGTLSLNCWMLD